One region of Micromonospora lupini genomic DNA includes:
- a CDS encoding DegT/DnrJ/EryC1/StrS family aminotransferase, with protein MPVPGRLADVADAPPRPHTGDTVYLSPPDIGPLEESYLIAALRSGWVAPVGPDLQAFEHDVATRVGTGGAVAVNSGTAALHLALLGVGVGPTDVVIVPTLTFVATANAARYIGARPVFVDCDPQTGNVDVDLAADLIRRLRARGERVGAIVGVDMFGSCADYSALLPLCAETDVPLVEDAAEALGACHAGRAAGSFGRVGVLSFNGNKIMTTSGGGMLVSDDAALLARARHLATQAREPARHYEHHETGYNYRLSNLLAALGRAQLIRLDEMIARRRHLRDTYAKLFAPVPGVRLVGAQDAESNCWLTVIAVEPQRCGWRADDLATHLAERNIETRPVWKPMHLQPMHAGAESLLTGAAERLFTDGLTLPSGSALTEPQIARVFAAIDEFLSARACLSPS; from the coding sequence ATGCCGGTGCCTGGTCGTCTCGCGGACGTGGCCGATGCCCCGCCGCGCCCGCACACGGGCGACACCGTGTACCTGTCGCCGCCCGACATCGGGCCGCTGGAGGAGTCGTACCTGATCGCGGCCCTGCGCTCGGGCTGGGTGGCACCTGTCGGTCCGGATCTGCAGGCGTTCGAACACGACGTCGCGACGAGGGTCGGCACCGGCGGGGCCGTCGCCGTGAACTCCGGAACAGCGGCTCTGCACCTGGCCCTGCTCGGTGTGGGAGTCGGCCCCACCGACGTGGTCATCGTGCCCACCCTCACCTTCGTCGCCACCGCGAACGCCGCCCGGTACATCGGCGCACGACCGGTCTTCGTCGACTGCGATCCGCAGACCGGCAATGTGGACGTCGACCTCGCCGCCGACCTGATCCGACGGCTGCGGGCGCGCGGCGAGCGGGTCGGCGCGATCGTCGGAGTGGACATGTTCGGCAGCTGCGCCGACTACAGCGCCCTGCTCCCCCTGTGCGCGGAGACCGACGTGCCCCTCGTGGAGGATGCCGCGGAAGCACTCGGCGCCTGCCACGCCGGGCGGGCCGCCGGCTCCTTCGGGCGCGTCGGCGTGCTGTCGTTCAACGGCAACAAGATCATGACCACCTCCGGTGGTGGAATGCTGGTGTCCGACGACGCCGCGCTCCTGGCCCGCGCCCGCCACCTCGCCACCCAGGCCCGCGAACCGGCACGGCACTACGAGCACCACGAGACGGGCTACAACTACCGACTCAGCAATCTGCTCGCGGCGCTCGGACGGGCCCAGCTCATCCGGCTGGACGAGATGATCGCCCGACGCCGCCACCTGCGCGACACGTACGCCAAGCTCTTCGCCCCGGTGCCCGGCGTGCGGCTGGTCGGGGCCCAGGACGCCGAGTCCAACTGTTGGCTGACAGTCATCGCCGTCGAGCCCCAGCGGTGCGGTTGGCGGGCCGACGACCTCGCGACGCACCTCGCGGAACGGAACATCGAGACCCGGCCGGTGTGGAAGCCGATGCACCTGCAACCGATGCACGCGGGTGCGGAGAGCCTGCTCACCGGTGCCGCCGAGCGACTCTTCACCGACGGGCTCACCCTGCCCAGCGGGAGCGCCCTCACCGAACCGCAGATCGCCCGGGTCTTCGCGGCGATCGACGAGTTCCTGAGCGCCCGGGCATGCCTGTCCCCGTCGTGA